GGCGGCCAGGACCGCGCACCTCGCACCGGAGGGCCGGCGGGCACTGGCCGCGGCCGCCGTCCTCGGCAGCCCGTTCCGGCTCGACCTCCTCGCCGAGACCCTGGCGTGCGGCCCCGGCGAGCTGCCCGGCCACCTCGCCGGGGCCCGGGACGCGGGACTGCTGGCCGACGACCCCGAGCCCGGCACCGGGGCCTTCCGGCACGACCTGCTGCGCGAGGCCGTCCACGACGCCGTCCCGGCCGCCGACCGGGCCGACCTGCACCGCCGGGCGGCGGCCGCACTCGCCGCCCGGGCCCGGCCCGGCGACGGCGGCCCCGCCGGGATCGCCCGCCACCTCCTGCTGGCCGGCCCGGAGCACCGGACCGGCGCCGCCGAACAGGCCCGGCTCGCCGGGGACGGGGCGGCCGCCCTGCTGGCCTACGAGGATGCCGTCCGCTGGTACACGGCCGCGGCCGACGCCGACCCGGACGCCCCGCCCGACGGCCTGGCCGAACTCCACCTCGCCCTGGCGGCCGCGCGGTTCGGCACGGGGAGCCCGCCGCCGCCCGCACCGCCTGCCTCCGGGCGGCCGGGTTCGCCCGCGCCGCCGGCCGCGCCGATCTGCTGGCCCGCGCCGCGCTCGGTCTGGGGACGGGCCCGGTCGGCTTCGAGATCGGCCTGCTCGACCGCGCCCAGCTCGACCTGCTGGCCGAGGCCCGGGGCCTGCTCGGTGACGGCCGGCCGGGGCTGCGCGCCGCCGTCACCGCGCGGCTCTCGGTGGCAGCCGCCCTGGTCGAGCCGGAGGAGCGGCGGATCGCGCTCGCCGAGGAGGCCGTCCGGCTCGCCCGCACCGCCGCCGCACCCGCGGCGCTCGGCTCCGCCCTGGCCGCCCTCTGCGACGCCCGCTCCGGGCCCGACCACTGCCGGCACCGTTCGGCCTGGGCGGACGAGATCGTCGGCCTGGCCCGTGCGCTGCCCGACCCGGCGCTGGAGCTCCTCGGCCGGCGGCTGCGCCTGGTGGCCCTGCTGGAGACCGGCGACCACGCCGGGGCCGACGCCGAGGTGCTCGCCTTCGACGCGCTCGCCGACGCCCTGCGCCGCCCGCTCTACGCCTGGTACGTCCCGTTGTGGCGCGGCGCGCGGGCCCTGCTGGAGGGCCGGTACGAGGACTGCGGGCGGCACCTCGCCGAGGCCGAGGAGGCCGGCCGGCGGGCCGGCAGCGAGAACGCGGCGATCCTGACCACCACCCAGCGCTGGTGCATGCTCGCCGCGACCGGCGATCGCGCGGGGCTGGCCGCCCTGGCGGCCGGTGGCGGGCTGGAGGAGATGCCGGGCGTCTGGCCCCGGGTCACCCTGGCCCTGCTCGCCGCCCAGTGCGGCCGCGCCGACGACGCGGCCCGGCGGCTGACGGCGGTGGCACCGCGGCTGGCCGGGGCGCCGCGCGACAGCGAGTGGCTGCCGATGCTCGCGCAGGCCGCCGAGACGGTCGGCCTGCTCGGCGGGCACCCGGCCGCGCGCGAGCTGTACCGCCTGCTCGCCCCGTACGCGGGGCTCTGGGCGGTGGAGGGGATCGGCGCGGCCGTCCGCGGACCGGTCGAGCACCACCTGGCCCTGCTGGCGGCCGCGACGGACGATCCGGCGGCGGCGGCCCGGCACACCGGGGCCGCCCGGGCCGCCCTGGCCGGCGCCGGGGCGCTCCCGCCGGGCACCCCGCCGGTACCCGCCGCCCCGTCGGCCGGGGCCGCCGGGGCCGTCGAGGTCTTCCGCCGGGAGGGCGCGCTCTGGCTGCTGCGGTACGGGGGCCGTGAGGCCCGGGTGCCCGACAGCAAGGGCCTGCGCGACCTCGCGGTGCTGCTGGCCCGGCCGGGTACGCCCGTCCCCGCGCTCGACCTCGCGACCGCCCCGGGGCCCGCGGCCCCGCCCGCCGGCCGTGACACCGGGCTGCACGCACCCGCCGACACCGGGGAGGCGGTCGACGCGGCCGCCCGGGCCGCGTACCGGCGCCGCCTGGCCGACCTGGGCACCGAGGCGGACGAGGCCGACGCGGCCGGCGACGGCGAGCGCTCGGCCCGGCTCGCCGTCGAGCGGGACTTCCTGGTGGACCAGCTCTCGGCCGCGTACGGGCTGGGCGGGCGGGTGCGCCGGACGGGCTCCGCGGCCGAACGGGCGCGTACGGCGGTGACCGCCCGGATCCGCGCCGCCGTCGCCCGGATCGGCGCCGTCCACCCCGAGCTGGCCCGCCACCTGGAGGCGTCGGTGCGCACCGGCACGCTGTGCGAGTACCGGCCCGAGCAGCGGCCCGACTGGCGGCTGTGAGGCCGACGGCGCCCGGGGGCGGCGCGCTCGTGCGGCCGGCCGGCACATCGTGCGGCCGCATCGCACGCCCGGTGGGTATCCGAGCGCACGAGGAGCCAGCCATGCCCCGCACATCGAAGGCCGAGGCGCCGCTCGTCCTGGACGAGCCGGCGATCGAGGGCCGCTATGCCCGACTCGACGGGTACACCGTCGGTTTCGAGACGCACAAGGAGGACGCCGACCCGGCCGAGCTGTTCCGCGGGCTGCCCGGCGGCCGCTGCCCCTGCCCGCACTGGGGGCTGGTGGCGACCGGCCGGGTGGTCTTCCGGTACGCCGACCACGACGAGGAGTTCAGGGCGGGCGACGCCTACTACGCCGCGCCCGGCCACCTGCCGCTGATCTTCGCCGGCACCGAGCTGGTCGAGTTCAGCCCGGCCGCCGAGCTGGAGCGGACGATGGCGGCGATCGCCCGCGCCTTGCAGGGGGCGACGGCATGACCACCGGCACGCGCACCCGCACGGTCGAGGTGCTGGCGGACGCCCTGGTGGAGTTCCTGGAGACCGGCAGCGCGCCGGACGGGCTGTTCACCGCCGACGCGTTCTGCGACCTCAGCCTCCCGCAGTGGCGGCTGCAGGCCATCGGTCGCGACGAGCTGGTGGCGATGCGCCGCCAGAGCCATCCGGCGACCGGCACCGTGCCCCGCCGCCGGCTCGACGCGACGGCGACCGGCTTCGTGCTGGAGGTCGAGGAGCGCTGGCAGGACGCCGACGGCGACTGGTACTGCCGCGAACTGTTCCGCGCGGACGTCCGGGACGGGGCCGTCGCGCAGCTGTCGGTGTACTGCACCGGCGACTGGGACGCCGCCCGCCGGGAGCGCCATGCCCGCGAGGTGCGGTTGCCCAGACCCTGACGCCCCGCCAGCGGGCCCCGGTGCACCGGGCGGTGGCCCGGCGCGCCGGGGCGCCCGCACCTGCCCGGCTATTCCCGGTGACCGTCCGGTACCGGAGTGAAACAGACCACAGCACCGCCCCCTGATGCTGCGCGGCCGGTCGTGGCAGAATGACGTCAGAAGTAGTGACGTTCAGCGCACTCCGGGGTCGGTGAAAATCCGAACCGGCGGTTACAGTCCGCGACCCGTCCGCAGCCAGCGGCCGGTTGACCAGGTGAAATTCCTGGACCGACGGTTAAAGTCCGGATGGGAGGCGTGCGCGGCGGACGAGTGTGTCCGCGGTCCGACCAGGGCCGCGGTGTGCAGGTGGATCGGAGGGCTCTGCCCCGGCGAAGGCGCCGTGGCCGGGGTCCGTCGGTGTGCTGTCGTCCGCGTCATCTCCCTTGCCGCCCCGGAGTCCGCGCCCTAAGCGCGAGGAGTACCCGGGTGTTCACCGGCATCATCGAAGAGCTCGGCGAGGTCGTCTCCATCGAGGAGATCGGCGAGTCCTCGCGCATCCGCCTGCGTGGCCCGGTGGTCTGTTCCGGTGCCAAGCACGGCGACTCCATCGCGGTCAACGGCGTCTGCCTGACCGTCGTCGACAGCCCCGAGGAACTCGCCGCCGACACGGGCGAGTTCAGCGCCGACGTGATGGCCGAGACCCTGCACCGCTCCAGCCTCGGCGCGTTGAAGCCCGGCTCCCGGGTCAACCTGGAGCGCGCCATGGCGCTCGGCGCCCGGCTCGGCGGCCACCTCGTGCAGGGCCACGTCGACGCCACCGGCGAACTGCTCTCCCGCGCCCCCGGCGACCTCGACGCCGCCGGTCTGCCGCGCTGGGAGGTGCTGCGGTTCTCGCTGCCGCAGTCGATCACCCGCTACCTGGTGGAGAAGGGCTCGATCACCGTCGACGGCGTCAGCCTCACCGTGGTCGACGCGGCCCTGGACTCCTTCAGCGTCTCGCTCATCCCCGCCACCCTCGAACTGACCACGCTCGGCGCCAAGGCCCCCGGCGACCCGGTCAACCTCGAAGTGGACGTCCTCGCCAAGTACGTCGAGCGGCTGCTCGACACCCGGACCCTGCCCGAGCACCTCGCCAAGGACGCCTCGTGAACTGGCTCAGCAGCACCGCCTTCACCGCTTTCGGCCAGCACGTCGTGTGGGCGGACATGCTCGGCAACCTGCTCGGCCTCGCCGGCCTCGCGCTCGGCTGGCGCCGCAACGTCTGGAGCTGGCCCGTCCAGCTGCTCTCCGGCGCCGTCCTGATCGCCGCCTACCTCGGCGGGGCCTCGCCCAACCCCGGCCTGATCGGCAAGCAGGTCATCGTGATCGCCGCCGCCGCGTGGGGCTGGACCCGCTGGCAGCAGGGGCACCGCGCGAACGGCGGGATCGCCGTCCGGTTCGCCTCCTGGCGCGAGCGGGCGCTGCTGGCCGGCGCCCTCGGGCTGGGCACCGTCGCCCTGGCCGGCGTCTACTTCGCCAACCCCAGCTGGTCCTGGAGCCCGTGGGCGGACGCCTACATCTTCGTCGGCACGCTCGCCGCGATGTACGCGCAGGCCCGCGGCTGGGTGGAGTTCTGGTTCGCCTGGATCGCCGTCGACGTCGTCGGCGTCCCGCTCGCCTTCCACAGCGGCTACGCCTTCTCCGGCCTCACCTACAGCATCTACTTCGTGCTGGTGCTGCTCGGCCTGCGCGCCTGGTGGCTGAGCACCCGCACCACCCGTCCCTCGACCGCCAACGTCCCGCAGGGAGTCACGGCATGACCGCCAACCAGACCGACGACCTCGTCCTCGACCCGGTCGAGCGCGCCATCGCGGACATCGCCCTCGGCCGGGCCGTGATCGTGGTCGACGACGAGGACCGCGAGAACGAGGGCGACATCGTCTTCGCCGCCTCCGCCGCCACCCCCGAGCTGCTGGCCTTCACCATCCGGTACAGCTCCGGCGTGATCTGCGCCCCGATGACCGGCGACGAGCTCGACCGGCTCAAGCTGCCGCCGATGACGGTCGTCAACGAGGACCGCAAGGGCACCGCGTACAGCGTCTCGGTGGACGCCCGCGACGGTGTCGACACCGGGATCTCGGCCGCCGACCGGGCCCGGACGATCCGGCTGCTCGCCTCGCCGGGCACCGAGCCCGCCGACCTGACCCGGCCGGGCCACGTCTTCCCGCTGCGCGCCGCCGCCGGCGGCGTCCTGGTGCGGCCCGGCCACACCGAGGCCGCCGTCGACCTCTCCCGGCTCGCCGGCCTCGCCCCGGCCGGTGCGATCGCCGAGGTCGTCAACGACGACGGCACCATGGCCCGGCTGCCCGAGCTGGTCGCCTTCGCCCGCGAGCACGGCCTCGCGATCATCTCCATCGAGGACCTGATCGCCTACCGCCGCCGCACCGAGCTGCACGTCGGCCGGGCCGCGGTCACCGCGCTGCCCACGGAGTACGGGGACTTCACCGCGGTCGGCTACAAGGGCACCATCGACGGCGTCGAGCACCTCGCGCTGATCGCCGGCGGCCTCGACGCGGACGGCCGCCTCCCCGAGGGCGAGGACGTCCTCGTCCGGCTCCACTCGGAGTGCCTCACCGGCGACGTCCTCGGCTCGCTGCGCTGCGACTGCGGCCCGCAGCTGCAGGCCTCGCTGCGCCAGGTCGCCGAGGCCGGCCGCGGCGTCGTCCTCTACCTGCGCGGCCACGAGGGCCGCGGCATCGGCCTGGCCCACAAGCTGCGCGCCTACGAGCTCCAGGAGCAGGGCCGCGACACCGTGGACGCCAACCTGGACCTCGGCCTGCCCGCCGACGCCCGGGACTACTCGATCGGCGCCCAGATGCTCGCCGACCTCGGCGTGCGCTCGCTGACCCTGCTCAGCAACAACCCGCACAAGCAGGCGGCGCT
The Kitasatospora paranensis genome window above contains:
- a CDS encoding nicotinamide mononucleotide transporter family protein, which produces MNWLSSTAFTAFGQHVVWADMLGNLLGLAGLALGWRRNVWSWPVQLLSGAVLIAAYLGGASPNPGLIGKQVIVIAAAAWGWTRWQQGHRANGGIAVRFASWRERALLAGALGLGTVALAGVYFANPSWSWSPWADAYIFVGTLAAMYAQARGWVEFWFAWIAVDVVGVPLAFHSGYAFSGLTYSIYFVLVLLGLRAWWLSTRTTRPSTANVPQGVTA
- a CDS encoding bifunctional 3,4-dihydroxy-2-butanone-4-phosphate synthase/GTP cyclohydrolase II, which gives rise to MTANQTDDLVLDPVERAIADIALGRAVIVVDDEDRENEGDIVFAASAATPELLAFTIRYSSGVICAPMTGDELDRLKLPPMTVVNEDRKGTAYSVSVDARDGVDTGISAADRARTIRLLASPGTEPADLTRPGHVFPLRAAAGGVLVRPGHTEAAVDLSRLAGLAPAGAIAEVVNDDGTMARLPELVAFAREHGLAIISIEDLIAYRRRTELHVGRAAVTALPTEYGDFTAVGYKGTIDGVEHLALIAGGLDADGRLPEGEDVLVRLHSECLTGDVLGSLRCDCGPQLQASLRQVAEAGRGVVLYLRGHEGRGIGLAHKLRAYELQEQGRDTVDANLDLGLPADARDYSIGAQMLADLGVRSLTLLSNNPHKQAALTEHGLKVKGRLPVAVHVGEHNERYLRTKRDRMGHDLPWLDADS
- a CDS encoding riboflavin synthase, yielding MFTGIIEELGEVVSIEEIGESSRIRLRGPVVCSGAKHGDSIAVNGVCLTVVDSPEELAADTGEFSADVMAETLHRSSLGALKPGSRVNLERAMALGARLGGHLVQGHVDATGELLSRAPGDLDAAGLPRWEVLRFSLPQSITRYLVEKGSITVDGVSLTVVDAALDSFSVSLIPATLELTTLGAKAPGDPVNLEVDVLAKYVERLLDTRTLPEHLAKDAS